The Chloroflexota bacterium genomic sequence TGCTCACCGGCCCGCGCCAGCCTGATGACCGGCTTGTTCCCCACCAGTCATGGCATGGTGGATGTGACCCATGCCGTGGAGCCTTACCGTGCACAGCTGTGTGATGGGTTGTCTTTCTGGCCTCAAGCATTGCAGTCCGCGGGCTTTCATACGGGTTATTTCGGCAAGTGGCATGTCGAACGCAGCAATCGCCTGGAGAAATTCGGCTTCGATGTCTACGACGTCGAGCGCTATCATCAGTTGGCGGGCCTGGTCGAACGGGATGATCAGATGTCGCCCCGTGGCGTGGTCCATCAAAAGGGCTACAAGGATTTTCTGCTGTACGGCGTTACCGATCAACCGGTCGAGCAGACTCCTGAGTATCACCTCTATAGCAGCGGTATCGAGTTCCTGCGGCAAGCCAGCCAGGAATCGCAGTCTCCGTGGGCTCTCTTTCTCAGCACAGAGGCGCCCCACGACCCCTATGTCGTGCCCAGGGCATACTACGAACGGTATGATCCTTCCGCCATACCGCTGCCAGCCAGCTTCGACGACGATCTTGGCAATCGACCCGCGCTCTATCGCCGCATTCAGCGGATCTGGCAGGAATTGGACCGAACCCAGTTCGCCCAGGCTATTGCTTGTTACTACGGCCTCTGTTCGCTGGTGGACGACCAGGTTGGACGCCTCTTGTCGGTTCTGGAGGAACTGGGACAGCTGGAAAACACCATTGTTGTCTTCACGTCCGATCATGGGGATTACAT encodes the following:
- a CDS encoding sulfatase-like hydrolase/transferase; the encoded protein is MTLPNLLFLITDQQQAATVDPGSICRTPNLDRLVTEGAYFSRCYTVNPICSPARASLMTGLFPTSHGMVDVTHAVEPYRAQLCDGLSFWPQALQSAGFHTGYFGKWHVERSNRLEKFGFDVYDVERYHQLAGLVERDDQMSPRGVVHQKGYKDFLLYGVTDQPVEQTPEYHLYSSGIEFLRQASQESQSPWALFLSTEAPHDPYVVPRAYYERYDPSAIPLPASFDDDLGNRPALYRRIQRIWQELDRTQFAQAIACYYGLCSLVDDQVGRLLSVLEELGQLENTIVVFTSDHGDYMGAHRLMLKGIPAFEQAYRVPLIIRGPGIPAGKSV